CCCTAGTATTATTTTCTTTTTTCCTCCTCCTACTTGCATTAGGATTTTCTTCCTCTGTATTCTCTTCTATTATGCTTTCTTCGTATTCATTTAGCTTATCTTCTTTTTCTTCCATATTGCTCACCCAGGTTATGATAGTATCTTAGAAGGAGTAATCTCTGATCCAATATCGAATCTTTCCCATAGGGATTTTTCTCCTACAAATTCTAGCATTCCATTATCAGATTTCGTCTGTAGAGTTAGAGATGGATCTAAGAACAAGACAATATTAACTTTATTATCCTTGAAAAGACTTTCTACATCATAATTTCTTTTACAAAAAACAAGGTTATACTCATCATCCAAAGATCTGCTAATTAACACATGGGCATTTTGGCCTTCAATTACAATTTTTTTGAATCTTGCATTTTCTAGTTCACCTACTACTAAGTTATTACTTTTTAAGAGGCTGTTCATAAAATCTATATAATTAATTTTAACTTGTAGTTGGGGAACTACTGAGTGCCAAATTGTCCTAAATATTATGTCTGCGATTTCGTTTTGCTTATGAATATATATACTCAAATTTTTTTCCTGCGAATAAATTGGAATTTTTTCTAACCCTAGGAACTTTTGAAGAGATTCATCATTAAATATCTCTGGATATTGAGCTTCTAGCATTGGTCCTAATAAATGCCTTGTGGTAACTGTGACGAAAGAATAATAATTATACATTGGTAAAATTGAAATCATACTATTTTCCAAATTTTGAATAATGTTCTTAAATTGTTCTACGTTTGTAATGTCTTCTACTGAAGGTACAACTATTCCTAACTTTCCAAATAGTACTCCCAGATCATTTACGAGAGAATGTATAATACTTATAGCAGAGGTTGTATTTATTTTCTGTATGTTAACTGTAGAGTAATCTGAACCTTGTGTGGAGTTTAAATATACTTTTGGATCTACATATATTCCATATAAACCTCTAGTGAGTTTAGCTAAACTATCTTGTACGTATTCTCCTTTTTCGTTAATTCCTCCGATAAAGAATGGTAAGAGATTTTGATTTATTTTATCTAGATTTATGTTGTTACTTACTTCTCTCATTAAATAATTTCCAAAATTGTCAAGAGCTTTCAGATTAACATAAAGAGGTACAATACAATTCTTGATGTAGCCCATCCAAGAATCTTTATTTAATGGACCTGCAGTTTGATATGAGCATTCCTCCATAAAATTTCTTTACCTTTTCATACTATATAATTATTTCTCTCTATTTTTATACTTGCGTAATGCATGAAATAATATTGAAAAGTAACTTTTTGATTTCTAGTATTCATAAACTTTTAATTCATATTCTTTTTCTGATATCCCAAAATAAAGTTCAAGTAATATTTTTCATGAATAGAATTTGGGGGCTACCGGTAAGGGCGGAGCAGTTCACTGACTTTCATTAAATATTTTAACGTAAATCGAGACTTTTTATTATGGAAAGGGATTTACTCAGTGTTAATGAAGATTACATTTATGCTAGAATCGCTGAAGCTTTAAGTGATGGTCTTTTAGCTATTGAACTCTTTAAGAGAGGGTTTAGTAGAAACTCTGCTGGTAAGGCTTTTTCAGCAGTAAAAGCTTTGTTATCAGCTTTAGTAATTAAATATAACGATAAGCTTGTTGAAATAGCTAAGGATGAGGAGGAAAGGAAATGGATCATGAGTAAAGCCCACATTGTTACTACACACTCAATGAAGACGCTCAGCATGTATCTTGAGAAAATTGGAATAAGCGTAGATACAGCTGTGAATTTAGCCTTAGATCTTCATGAATATCAATACAACGGTTTTGAGCCTGATTTTTCACCATATGGGAAAAAAGATGAGGTGAAAAATGATATGATAAAAGTAATTAATCAGATAATACAGATAATCAGACAGAACTTTGAAATAAAAGATGAGGAAATTTTGAGATTAAAGGAAAAGTTGAAGGACGGACTTGAGAAATTTTCAAAGATGAATTAATTATCTCTTTTGAGAGTGTCCAGATTTAGTTTGTGGGGTATCTGAAAATTAAGGTTATTCTCCTGATCAGAACTATTCGTAGAATTGGCGTTAAGTATTCAAATGGTACACACACTACATAAGCGCATAAATATTAGACTTCACATATACTTTAGTATTATTTTCCTTACGGATTCTGCAACGTTATCCCAGCTGGAATGTAATCTAAGAAAAGAGAGGAGTGTTTCATTATTCATCATATCCTCTATCTCTCTCTCGTTCATGGAAATTATCTTCTTTGACTCTAACGCCATACTTTCTTTATCAAACTCTTCCACAATTTTCACTGCCTCTAAACCAGAATAAACACTCCTTATTGCTGGTATCCCATAAGCGACAACTGGCGTACCTAAAGCTAAAGCTTCTAAAACCGCTAAAGAAAAACCGTCAACATGAGTAGGGTAAATTAATAACTTCGCCTTTGAAACCACTTCGTTAAGCCTTTTTCTTTCTACAAACCCTAAATACTCTACGTCTAGGTCATACTTTTTCACCTTGCTCCAGAACCTCCTTTCATTGTATTTATCAAAGAACTTTCCCATCACTACTAGTTTAATCTTCCTTCCAAGCTTAGAATAGATGATCTTCATTATATCCGGAATTTCATGAATACCCTTATCATTATTAAGCCTACTCCAGAAAACTACATATTCCTCCTTTCCTCTGTTTCTATACTTTAAGAGTTCTGGATCGAAAGCGTTTCCCGGTACAATCACTTCTCCTTGTAAGCCACTCTCCTCCAAAGAACCTTTACTTACGCTTGCAATGAAAGTCGGTTTATATTCCTTCAATAGTCGCGTATACTTCGGTTTGGCATAAAGGGTGTTGTATAGAAACCTAGTGTAAAATCCCCTTCCAGTGGATAAATTAATTCCATAAAATTTCATTAATCTACGTAAATATCTAATGGAATTCGCGTAAAACAACGGTTCATGGATGGTTAATCCAAATTTCGCTTTCCTTCCCAAATAAAAAATGTCAAAGGAAGTATGATCTGGTTCGTATAAGAAATCAACGTCAACTGTATACTTTTCCGAAACTTCTTTAGCTATCCTATCTGCATATAAAAACCTCTTAACGCCAGTTAGTCTATATTTTTCCATATCATCTAAAAGTGTGTAAAAATCGGGGGCAACTTTAATTCCTTGCCTTTCTAAATCCTTTGCCCTTCTCTCTAGCACATCTTTACTCCAAATGAATACAGGGCTTGAAGGGTAATAAACAATATCAAATGTTTTCCTCAGCCTTGTAACTACCTCATAAGCGTGGACAGAGCCACCACCGGCAAATTGAGGGGAGAGAAAATTGTTATACACAATACCTAACTTCACAATTGGTTAAGCGAGATGTAGAATAAAAAATATTATTAAGGGATAGTTTAGGTCTTATCTCTTGAATTAAAGCACTTCTTTGTTCATATTCATAAGTTATCTAATATTCTTGTTTTAAATAGGTATGGGAAATCGGAGCTAACTTATAAACTATTTAATTTACTGTTGAATAGATATGTATATTTTTCATATTTATTACTCATTATATAACGCGAGTATTTATGCAGTTATATCTCTCTATATGAGGAAATCTATTTAATCTTTTATCAATTATCACATCCAATTTATAGAAATTTTATATTGCACTATTGTAATCTCTAATTAACATAAAAGGGTAAATAGTGTGTGTACCATTTGAATATTTAAAGCTAATTCTATGAACAGTTCTGATTAAGAGAAGAATCTCGATTTTCAGATAACCCACAAACTAAAACGATAAATATTATTATTGTAAGAAATTATGTTTTACTATTTGTAATATTTTAAAACAAACTAAGTTTTTACTTTCATTCCCTTAATTCCCAAAAAGTTAAAAGCTTTGAAAATTTTATTCTATTCAGCATGCAGTATAAAGTCATAAAATTCGATCTTGGAAACGAATACATAACGTTAACTTCTGCGTTATATCCGGAAGGAATAATAAGGGTTAAGGAAGTTTGTAGTATCTTTGTTGATAAAAGTTACTGCAGCAACGATCCTTGGAAAGACGCAACTAATTGGTGTAATTCTAAAAGTGCAGTAATTTTCATTACAGCTGCTAAAAATTATAAATTTAGTGAGCATATTTGGGGCAAGCTCTTCGTAAGTGCAGGTATTGGAGAGAGTGGGGAAGACGCGGGATGTACAATAAATATAGCAGTCTTCGTTAATCAAGAATTAGCAATTAATGGTTTAGTTGATTTGATAAGGACAGTGACTGAGGCTAAAGCTGGTGCATTAAGAGACCTAGGATATAATATGACGGGAACTGTAAGTGATGCATTAGCTGTTGGTTCATATCCGGGGAAAAACTACTTCATAGGGCCTGGA
The nucleotide sequence above comes from Sulfolobus tengchongensis. Encoded proteins:
- a CDS encoding glycosyltransferase, which codes for MVKLGIVYNNFLSPQFAGGGSVHAYEVVTRLRKTFDIVYYPSSPVFIWSKDVLERRAKDLERQGIKVAPDFYTLLDDMEKYRLTGVKRFLYADRIAKEVSEKYTVDVDFLYEPDHTSFDIFYLGRKAKFGLTIHEPLFYANSIRYLRRLMKFYGINLSTGRGFYTRFLYNTLYAKPKYTRLLKEYKPTFIASVSKGSLEESGLQGEVIVPGNAFDPELLKYRNRGKEEYVVFWSRLNNDKGIHEIPDIMKIIYSKLGRKIKLVVMGKFFDKYNERRFWSKVKKYDLDVEYLGFVERKRLNEVVSKAKLLIYPTHVDGFSLAVLEALALGTPVVAYGIPAIRSVYSGLEAVKIVEEFDKESMALESKKIISMNEREIEDMMNNETLLSFLRLHSSWDNVAESVRKIILKYM
- a CDS encoding PaREP1 family protein, with protein sequence MERDLLSVNEDYIYARIAEALSDGLLAIELFKRGFSRNSAGKAFSAVKALLSALVIKYNDKLVEIAKDEEERKWIMSKAHIVTTHSMKTLSMYLEKIGISVDTAVNLALDLHEYQYNGFEPDFSPYGKKDEVKNDMIKVINQIIQIIRQNFEIKDEEILRLKEKLKDGLEKFSKMN
- a CDS encoding adenosylcobinamide amidohydrolase, translated to MQYKVIKFDLGNEYITLTSALYPEGIIRVKEVCSIFVDKSYCSNDPWKDATNWCNSKSAVIFITAAKNYKFSEHIWGKLFVSAGIGESGEDAGCTINIAVFVNQELAINGLVDLIRTVTEAKAGALRDLGYNMTGTVSDALAVGSYPGKNYFIGPGTELGSNIARAVRNTIVELLKEE